The following nucleotide sequence is from Pungitius pungitius chromosome 6, fPunPun2.1, whole genome shotgun sequence.
CGGACACGCAGCAGAGACGGATGTGAAATCTACATATTGAAATGCATGAGTCTCTCATGCGGCACTGACATCAGACACCGGTGTGCTGCTCTGTGCAGATTCAGTCAATGGCTACTTTGGAAACTCCGTGGCCTTCTACTTCAGCTTCCTGGATTTCTACACCTGGTCTCTGCTCCCGCCAGCGGTTCTGGGCCTGTGCATCACGTACTTCTTAGGTAGGCGTGAAGAATTCTCTTCTGCTTTAGTTAATGTACAGAGTGAATTTTACCACTATAATTAAGAAGTATACAGTTATTTTCGAGTTTCTAACTAAGCAGAGATCTAAAGTTATCTTAAAAGGCCAGTTGGTTTCAGAACATGTTACAAAGTGAAACAGTTTTTTAAGCTATTGAGACATTTCTCCATCAAATGCTTTACTTTGAAAGATGAGGGATACAAACGAATGGAAACCATAATAAAGATCTGCCCAAGTGGGGCTGTgatattcataaaaaaatgagaaGCTTATCAAAGTTAATCTTATCAACAGGACGGttatcactttaaaaaaattgaTCCCATCCCATTATCTCCAAAATTAAAGATTagatttaaacttaaaaaaagacatactGTAAATCCTTAACAACTCTCTTATCACGAGATAACACCCTGAGATCATTAACTCTAATGATCTCCAGCTGAtggggtggtggggaggggggggggggggggggggggggacaaaatacagaaagacCCAGCATTCAGGGAGTGTTATTGATAGAATAAAAAGGTACATAGATCGGTCCTAGCAGAAGTAAGAGAGTCAGGTGAAATGTTCTCTCACAGGTGACGCCCAGAAGGAGGCCGAGGAGTCCGTCTCGGGCTCAGAGGTCACCAGCGACGACTCTGGCTCTGTCGGCGGTCACATGATCCAGGCAATCTTCAACATGCTGTGGTCCACGGTGGTCATGGAGCTGTGGAAGCGGCGGAGCTCCTCCCTCTCCTACCGCTGGGGGACCATGAGCCTCGCTGAGCGATTCGCCGAGCCCCGCCCCGGCTTCCACGGCGACCTCGGGGTCAACCCCGTCACAGGCCGCGTGGAGCCACTCTTTCCCGGATGGCAGAGGGACCTGCGCATGGCACTGGTGTCCGTCCCAGTGGTGGGACTCTTTCTAGGTACAACTTCACATGACTAGAAAGTACGCGCTCCTACATCCCTGTTGTCCCCTGACTCCGCCgcgtctcccccctctctgtctgcagGCCTGGTGGTTCTGGGTATGCTGTGCTTCTACTGGGGGGAGGCCCAGGTGCAACAGCTACACAGAGACTGGGACTCCCTgctgtctcaggctctgctgtACGTGCCCTCGGTGCTCCACATCGTCTACACAAACATGCTGGGAACGGTTTATAAGACCGCAGCACTGTCTCTGACTGAATACGGTGAGGGGAGAGGATCCAATGCATGAATGCAGTAACACTGATATGGCTTATATACTGAAGAGGATTGGCGTTGAAaaatggaggggtgggggggagacagcgagagaaaagagaaagtaaaaatattcaTTGAAGTCGTTTCCTGTACCCTCCCccagagaaccacagggaggaGTCGGCCTTTGAGAACCATCTGACAACCAAAGTCTTAGTGGTAAGTTCTTCCTCTCctcggaacccccccccccaaaccaacaGCCTCGTTCACCCGGCTCTTGTCTCTCCCTTTCTACGCCAGTTCACTTTCTTCAACTGCTTTGCGGTGCTCTTCCACATTGCCTTCTTCAAGCAGGACGTGCCTTTACTCCGCAAGGTAAAACGCAATCGAATCTAATCAGAATCCTAACCTTGAAATCACTGTCCAACATGATGTTATCAGAGAAGAGCTGAAACAATCGTTTTAGATAATTCACCCCTGAATAAATTGAACTGCTTCGGACCAGTATGAGAAGGTTCTCTCTAGTCTAACTGGACCTCGCTGTATTTTTTTTGAGTACCGCTGACATAAACGTTTATTGgtatttaaatcaataaatagaCAAATTCAGTTTTTCCAGACaatacaataatgacaacatagtgcagcaataagataaaaataaaataatgcaacTTCATTACAAGCTCTCACTTCATTCATTCCGCCTGACATCTGACATCATGTCAGCCATACTCCTGTTGTGAGGGGACgttaatgaaataatgaaaaaaagcttCCTGTGTGACGTCCACCTCCCAtgttctctctgtctgtctgaagCGCTTGGCGTCTTTGCTGGTAGTGACCCAGCTGTTGAACCAGGTGACGGAGGTGGTCATACCCTACTTGGTGGACCGGTTCATCAGCGCCCCCCACAGGACAGAGAGCAAAGATGACCCCCAGGAGGACAAATTTAGGAACCAAAGCAACCTGCctgttttccctgtgagtgtGCTGCATGCAGAATGTAAAGACAAATAAAACCCCCGCAGCGTCTGACACGGCTTCTTGTCCTCCGTCACAGGGCTTGTTTGCAGAGTACATCGAGCTCCTGGTGCAGTTTGGGTATTTGAGTCTTTTCTCCTGCGTGTTTCCCCTAACGgccgtgctgctgctcctcaacAACATAACAGAGATCCGAACGGACGCCTACAAGCTCTGCAAGCTCTTCCAGAAGCCGTTCTCCCCCCCCGCGGCCAACATGCACGTGTGGCAGGTCAGCAGTGAACACAACGCACCATTAGGGACGAGACGCGCCACACTCTGCCCGTAGGGACCGGATCTCCTCACTGTCCCCGTGTTTCAGATCGCCTTCGAGGTCCTGAGCTTCGTCTCCGTGGTGTCCAactgctggctgctgctgctgtcgccGTGGTTGCAGAAGCTGTGTCGCGAGGGCGGGTGGAGCAGCACAAATGTCCTGCTGGTGGCCGTTTTGGTGGAGGTAAGAGGGGAGTGGGGAGACAGTCACATGAGGAATTATTGCAGCATGACTCTTTTGACCTCCGGCTCGGTTTTGCAGCACTTGCTGATCTTGGTGAAGGTGGTGATATCGGTGCTGATACCCGACGAACCGGAATGGGTCCGAAAGAAGATGGAGCACATTGAGTTCACATCCATGCAGGCTTTGAGAGAGCAGGTTAACCCTCCACCCTACATTGCAGTGTGTTGGCGTTCCACTTGGTCACCGTGACAACCATCCTTCCTTCTCTTCCAGAAACTGCATTGCTGAGGACCTCGAGGTGTTTCTTACGTTGCCACACTTCAACTGTGAGATAGTAGCAACCTCGGTGTTGTGTGGACCCACACAGGAGAAGAGTCTAAGATCTATGAGTTTAGCGTTTAGCACCGTTAATCCATTGGTGTGGAAGGTTGGGCATAGAAACGTTATCGTAAATGATCCCCAACGCTCAGCGCGTCCGCTCAGCTCTGCGTGGGTTTTCAACTTGGCTGTTTATGTCGACTCTCACTGCTCCGGGTTACTAAGGGATTATTTTATCTAATcctatttgatctttttttaatttagcagCCATAAGGCAACATATTTCCACAAAGAgcaggtggagaccaaaaacagagctaaaaggaGAGTGAATATTGGATATTATATggacagaaacacatttatagTTAGCTGTGCTGTCCCCAGGtctccaaaaaaacaactattgcAGCTTAAACCccataaaaataacaaagaattgTTGACAGTTACAAAAGTCCAGTCCTTGGGGGGTAGGGAGTTTTACAGGAGAGTATTTTACACATTTAGCAATTTACTTTTATTAGTTTAACTGGTTTACAATCTGTTGTCGTCCTCGACTCACTCTCATGTTTGAATTCATGTCGAGGTCCCtcgtaagaaagaaaaaagtttaaAGATTTCCCCTGAGGTTGAGTAGTGAGAAGACAATGTGGCCTCGTACCCTCCGTTGATGGTACTGCCCTCTTCTGTGTGATGTGGAGCTACCAAAGAACCGCCATGTGCCTTTCTATTTGAAATGTGTATATTTTGATGAGTCTTTACTCGCCTGCCAATCTGTGGCGAGCCTCTAATAATCACTGCTTGACTTCACCTGCTGCAACAACTGCTTGGACCACTGCTGGCTACATTTGGATTAATATTCTCAATGTGCCCATGAATCCACCTGAGGGACTATTTTCTTACATACTTGCTTGACTGGGGTGTACTGTTTTTTTCCTGATAAGTTATTGATTTTAAGAGTTAGTTTTCTCTACAGCCACCAGGAGGTGCTGTACACTTTCTATGTAAACCCCCATTCAGCTTTTCACAGCATgtgactgcaggggggggggggggctgagactTCCTCATGCTGCAGTAAGTGTACACTCCTGACACTTATCATAAACCAAAGCTTGTGTGCGGTGTGTTCTTTTTTCTGAAGGGTTGTTAGGATTAAAACTATTAGACAATCTGGTCACGTGATCAGGGGTTCAGGTCAGAGATGATGTTTGCTGGTTTTCCTTCAATAAACTCACAGAAtgaaacagtgttttttttttgttgcaactaTCAGGTTTCTACCTTTGGAATTAGCACATACAGTTATGTGTATTTGTACATCATAAcagtttgatccagattaaagcGGCTGTAGACTTTAAACCGAGCGATTAAGCCTTAAGAGGCTACAGACAAACAAAACGCATGGTCCGTGGTGGTTGGACCTGGGTGCATAGCCTCTACTTCAATCCATGACATCCCCCCCATCCCGTGGGAGGGTTTCCCTGGCACACCTTGTGAAGTGTCGGTTCCGTGGCCCAGCTAAAGGGGCAGTTCGCTTTTCAGCCAGCATGATTTATTCtaatccacattttttttttttaaacctttgtgTTTTCCACCATTTGCTGAGGCCTTAGAGCCAGGACATAACAGTAGCTAAAGCTATTCACCgtagaaatgcaaaataaacaaaagaaccCAGTGGTGAAATTGAGCAGAATGATGCAAGGCGACTTAGCGAAAGCCACGAGCATCCACGCTCCTGAAATATACcaggagagagaaacagaccAGGTAGAGGCCGTGGAGGGACTTCGGACGAGCAGGATCGCAAAAATAGCTGATAATAAATCAACTTCTTTACAATACGTGTACGATTGTATAGTTTATGAAACGCAGGTAGTTAGACGATGAAGGTGTTTGCAGTTAATCGGCCTGCTCAGTCGTGGGCCACCCTCACATTAATACCACTACCACGGGAGTCAGACGGGGCCTGATGGTTTGGTTCTCTGTAGCTCACGTTACCATAGTTACTAAAAAGCGTTGTCTGGTCAAGGAAGGTGGTGAGTTTGTCCAGTCCGGGCTACCGTAATAACACGAGAGCGCGACAGGGCCGAGAAGGGCGTGAAGGGGACGCAGATATGAAGGACTCGCTCTAAGCAAGGCCTTTTATGGACGACAaggcacacaaaaaacacatagCAGACACACACTACACAATGTAATGTAGAGGaatgtctggtgtgtgtgtgtgtgtgtgtgtgtgcagcatcaCTAGCCATGCTCTATAACATCAGCACACTGCACACATTCATTCTGTTGATTTGATcaatttttaataaataaatacagaaaaataagtTCACAGCTCCATGGAGACGTGGTAGTAGTTACAATGCCGGTCAGTAGACGCACtgagaggggggaaggggggggggggggtgcaatcACACAGCAACAAATAATGGGGTATTTATCCCTTCTCTGCACAGATTTCATGTTTTACGTGAGATCCACTGCTTGTATAGCCGGGGATCACAGGTCGCAGGGTAATAATCCGACTAGTTGTACCCGTGAGGCTGCAGCGTCTGATTGGAGCACGCTCTTCCGTCTAGAGGAGGAATGTTTCACTTATTGTACAGCTTTGGCCTTCCTTAAACTTGTTTCACTCATTGTCTCAGCTTCAAAAGAGGAGAACATATACAGTGAGAGAAAATAGAGACTCACCCAGAGAGGCATTATATGGTATGACAAAACCACACAGAGGGACTCCTCAGCAACACAGTAAGGAATTACATCAGCTCTAAATGACGCCACACATCTAAAGCTCGATAAAGCGACCTGCTGCAGTAGACGTACTGTGTGAGGTTCACCAGTGAGTGGATTACCTCAAAGTACTTACAGGTACACAGCCAAGACACATGGAGGTATAGTGTGATAAATAACAGTAACAACATGCACAGAGTCAATGTCTCATTAGAGAATTCctatctatttaaaaaaaaaaaaaaaaaaacatcatatcTGCACATCTAAAATAAATCTATTGTGATCCAATACGACGATTCAGTGTGAATAAAAAGAACAGGTTGAAATACACTGGAAGACCTGCATCCCGATTAATGATCCCGTCCACAGTTAAATACAGTATGTTAGGACACGTCATTACATCAAATAGACTTTAGGCTTAATACAGAAAAATCATATCATCCTCATTCTTAGGCATATATTACACAGCATCATATTTCACATCATACTGTATGATAACAGTCTCCACCTTTCTACAATAGCTTATATTAAGAGCTTTTGAACCATGACAAGCAGGTTGTGCAAGGGAAGAGAAAACGAGTGCTCCTCTGTAGCATGAGCTGGTTCAAAGTTTGTTCTAATTCACATATCATATAATATGAAATCATGGATCCACTGAGCGTTTCACCATTCTGACATTTAGAGGCGTTTTTCACGGTCAGAACCAAAGCTTTGTGGTCATGCATGTACAGAAACCCATTGACTCATTTGAGGcacctttcaaaaaaaaaaaaaaaaaaagactatagCTTATTCAATAAAAACGTTCATTTCCATCTCTCGTTGTTACCCTTCTTCATTCTCCCTCTCGTGATGTCCGAGCGTTCGTAGGCATGAAACCCCGCTCTTCTCCCTCAGAGCACGTGGCAGCAGTTGTACTGGGCCAGCGGGAGGATCTTGGGCTTGTTGTGCGTCGGCATGTTGAAGGCTAGGGCCTTCTCGCACAGCGGAAACTGAAAGAGCCGCTCGCGCAGCTTAATGCTGTGCCTCTTCCCCTGCTCGGGCCACGCACTGTGGGCTTGAGATCGGTCCGTCGGGGGGGTGTCGCCctcccccgccctcccctctcgctctccctctcgtcCCGCTTTTTGCGCCTGCTCCTGGTTCAGTGCGAGTCTGGGGGAGGGCGCGGAGGACTCtgggaggagaggcggaggctTGGTGTTATTGTTAGGttccatctcctcttcctccgggcTCGGGGGGCCCGCTGGCCCCCGACAGCACGGCACCCTCAAACCAGCCAGCGGCGATGGAGACACTTGGGCCGTCTGACTTGCAGAGTTGTCTCCATGACTCAGTGGCTGGTCTGAAATCACGGAGCCATCGTCTTCCTCCTGCATTTCTTCCtgcccctcctctgcctcctcgaGAACCCCTACGATGCTTCCCAACTCTTCTTCTGGGTCCTTCTCCCTGTCAAGCGTCTCCTCAGCTGCTTTTTCTGGCTCTGCTACGAACGAAGATGCCAAGCATTCAGTCCCTTTTGCCCAAACACCCTGCATCTCCActtgttcctcttcctcctccttcttctcctcctcctcttcttcctcctcctcctcctcttcgcagATCTGCTGTAGGGTAGGTAGGTTCCTGGTGACCGGGGGCTCATCAGCCGGAGGCGGACGCACGGTCAAGGTGAGGCTGGGCTGCCAGGGGCCGGGGAAAGCCTGCTGAGGCGGGGGCCTCACGGCGAGCAGGTCCCCACACTCAGGTGCTCCCAAGCGGGGTGAGCTGGGAGAGAGGGCCCCCGAGAGCCAGTAGGGCGGGGCCTCGGGGCTGAGCAGGGCGTCGTCAAGACCCTGCAGCCAGTCGTGGGCCTCAATCTCCTTGAGGGAGGCGCGGCAAGACGGGTCCTTCTGGAGCATCCGGGAGATCAGGCTGACcgggggagagatggaggggatGATTGTTAATGCAAAGAACATACGCATACATGCTTCATTTTatcacaacaacacattcaTACCGATAACTATCGGCACGCATCCTTACATCTTACTGAAGTGGCTTGAAACCCAAACAAGTTTGGCTCCTTTTTGTGAAACCCAACGCACCATCATGTGACCTGCGGCCCGGAGCTGGTTCCCATAGGCCACAATGCGTTTTGCGCTTTGTgcagggtgtttgtgtgtgtagcctTCTAAAGAATAGGACTCGGGGTATAAAGCTGCTCGTTCTCCTGAGAGGAAGATCTGCGTGCAGCTGTTGTTCAACCTGTGCAGCCTGTACTGCTTAATGGTTCAAAGGAAGAACAAAAGGAACAATGCATCTCACAACACTTTCCCACGCCCATTTTTTGGAGTATCTATAACGCCATGAagggggctgtgtgtgtttgtggtcatgAAGCAACCACTGCGTTAGCTTTGCTGCTGCTTGCAGTACACTTAGATTTGGATTAGAAATGGAAAAAGGAGTTAATGGGTTTTGAATGTAAATTTGGATTCAGTGAACTTGGACTTGGTAAAGGTTTTTAAGGGGTTTTATGCCACAGTTGCAGCAGCAGAGATCCAACTGCACGGATGTGTAGGCCGTAGTCAAAGAGGAGGGAAAGCCCTGGAGAGTAGAACACGGTGGGATGTTCTCTACTAAATATACAGATGGATAACACTCATTGTTTCAGGTCAAATAAAGGCTTCACGTTTCAGCTACAACTTTATTTGCGGCTGGTCAGAGAGGCTTCTGGGATAACTAGGACACCATCATTATCCACTGAAACGCACGCTAACGATTTCACAGTCAGCAGCTTTTTGACAcgggccgaccccccccccatctattCCACGgcacaaaaatgtccccatttcGAATTGAAGATGAAACAGGCAAGGATATCACGATCTGTGTATCTGCCAGGACCCGTCCCTACCCTCTGCAGCCGTGGGAGACGTGCTCGGGGACGCGGTATCGGCAGTCCAGGATCATGACCAGAGTCTCGCTGTCGTTGGTTTCCTGGAAGGGAGGGGCTCCGCACACCAACATGTACAGGATCACCCCGAGAGACCAGAtatctggaacacacacacggtacaGAATCATGTCGgatctttaaaagaaaataagagtattttatttaataagagagatttctttaaaaaaaataaaaaaatcagcacAATATGAAAAACAGATAGCGTCTAACACATACACGCCAAAAACGATTACATTTCTCTTTCCTCCGCCACATCTTTGGcgtagaggtcagaggtcgggtTGAGCAACGGGCCGGCTAAGTGCTATGTGACATTTAAATGAGGTTGTTTCTTAATGAAGTGGGAAAGgggagtgtgtgagtgacagctgcagGACCAATTTCATGTGGCTtggcctctgacacacacacacacacacacacacacacacacacacacacacacacacacacacacacacacacacacacacacacacacacacacacacacacacacacacacacacacacacacacacacacacacacacacacacacacacacacacacagtgctgacAGTGTGGGTTTTTTCTAtctcctccctttccttcctcctctgcctgccggcccctcccttcctccccctcatgCAGATGCAGTAAGAGGAAACAGCCGACTCGCAGCAGTCAGAACCGGGAGAGAACACTGCGGCGACCCGTTCAAGGAaacgcacataaacacacgcagGGGGAAGGGGAGCCGAGGGCCGAGGGCCTCAGCAAACAGAGGGCCCGTTGTGACGATGTGCTATTCTGAGAATCatcttgctttctttttttattttccttctatCCTCTCCGTTCCTCCCAGCGGGCTGGAAATAGAAACACTGCAGCGCTGTAACTGTAGAAATAAAGCCAGGTTGCAAAATAAACGCCACCTCTGCTAATATCACATTTGTTTCCAGAGTCACTCAAAAGGACCAGTTATTGTTAACTTTCTATTTTACTAGATCAGGAGAAGAGAACCAGAACAGAACCTTGCAGGAACCAAACTGAGATGGTGAACATCGGCCTTCGTTGATGAATGCATGCTGAGCAGCTTGTGTGATCATTTCTATTCATAAAAACATGTCaagtgttataataataattgcagTGCACAAATCTCGACTCTCATACCAGACAGCAGTGAGAATACTGAACAACACTTGGCAGCAACTTGAAAGAGTTGCTCTGTAAATGAACCATTTAAATATCCAAAGCAGAGCCACAACAGCCAGATAAGGATTGAAAAAGACAATGAAATGACACTTTATCTTTAACGCTGTGCTTCATTCAGAGCCGTATCTATCCGCCGATTCTCACACGTACGCCTAACGCTTGTGATAAACATTCAGCCATTGTCCCACATTGTACCCATGGTGGTCCAAACAATGGCCCTCAGTCCTCGCTGTGCGCTCCCGTGCAGAGTGTGGTTATGCAACGCCGAGGAGAAGCCACTTAGTGCTGCGTGTGGACTTTTCTCTGCTGGACTCAACACTGGGGCCGTGCCGGCTCACTGCTCGGCCTCAAGGATGAATCAAAACAACCTTAAACTCAACAACACACCTGCCATGAAGCTCCAAACGGCTGTAGATCTTGTGATGTTTGGATCGTCTCATTCAATAAGAATCCGTGTCCTGTGCATATCcaaccactcacacacatgtatacacacataagGGATTTGCCTCCTGAGGATGACAGCTCTCATTCTTCAGAAAAGATTATCttctaacagaaatgatgatCTGATTAAGCTGTAAAGATAATAGGAGCATTTCTTGTGCGTGCAGAAGGGTTCACCCCTGAGTGATAGTGACTCAGGTGGAAATCCCACTCTGATCCGTCTGACACTGGATTATTTCTTGAGGTGGATGACATTCATGAATAATGTAGGACATGTGATATATTCTGAGTGAAGTTACCCCTCGTGGTCGTGTGCCTCCACCAACGTGGTGAGTACAAGGGGACGCTTGGAAAGTCTCGATGCTGAACGAGACTCTTCGCGGTCGTTCAACACGTGGCACTTTAAAGACATATTGGACTATGCATCACACTTCATCACAGTCACCATCTGccatttgctgttttttccacttcctgctcGGCTCAATCATCAGCGTTGCTCAGAGCCCAGAGTCATCGCCAGCAGCATCTGATATATTATGCAAGACTTAATGTTTGTTGacacaactgcccccccccccccccccctctcctagaAAAAGGAGGGCACAGTGTTCTTCTCGGGGCTCCTGAGTGAATATTATCAAGTCAACAAAAACCCTTCATGAGACATGTGAATAGCAGTGTGTAGCTGACACCAAGAGGGATGCAATATCAGCCAAATGCAGAACTTCCCCTTTCTCAGAACACAAACTGGACCCCTCCCTGGTTATCTGGCATTTTCTGTGACTTTATTGCAGTCCTAACTCCCCATACGGTGTCATAGTGGGATTGGTTTTATGTGTGTTCAAGCTTTGGTGGTTTCCAACCCTGCTGGCCCAGTTCCATCCAAATCCAAGtgattaacaacaaaaacaagaaaaaggaaaacattactTAAGATACATACAACCTCAAAAACACACCTCCGTGAGCACAGCTACGGGCTGATGTTATGTAAATGTGGACAGTGTTTATCTTTGCTATGGGGAAGCgcacttgacacacacacacacacaaacacatgcagctcAGGATCATGAGCGACCTACACATGTATTCAttgaagcatgtgtgtgtgtgtgtgtgtgtgtgtctgtgtgggtgatTGAAGTGTGCTATTCTATCGAAGTGATGCGCAGGTAGAAGCTTAATTCAAATCTTGaagaacacatacacaaaaaattgtatttactttggcttttaaaaaaaaaaggaagtcacGTGAAAAAGTTAACTAAGGCAACAAATTCACAAgttacagatgtgtgtgagaAGTGTTTCTATGTGACGGCTCCATTTTCTGTTCTTCATAAGCAGAAAACAATACAGGATAATGCGGGGAAACATTTAAGTGCCTTCACACAACAGAAGCTGCAGATCCTTCCCACAGATCAGCTCCTATGTGCGGTCGGGACACACTTGTATTCAGTATGGACGCTTTTTTAGTCACCACAATAAATATCGCCTCCCAAACCCTGCCCAAATGTATCCCAGTCCGGTCCAGCGGATTTAACAACCAAGCTCCCTGAACGAGTGTTCTCCTTCTGTTGCTATAATGTCAAATCCTACAATGTCACAAGTATGGGTCAGCGGTGGATAAACAGTGATAGTccatcacatccacacacacacacacaaaggcttgCTATGCAGTGTGATACACCAAAGGTGAGCTGAAGTGTTTGGTTCCACTACACAACGTGCCCCGTTGGCTCAGGACTGGCTAGCTAGCTCAGACTGacccagatacacacacacacacacacacacacactaatcctTTACGGACATTGcatgcgcgcacgcacacacacacacacgcacacacacaatgaaaatgtttataCAAGCACATAAATATTAAAGGGTACACAGAGCTGTAACATAACAgtaaaatacaagaaaataGAGCTGAGGTGGACAATGGCCACACAAACGTCCCCTAGAGGCGACGTGTTTGCTTCTGTAGGACAAAAGTAGCCACGTTAAGAGGATCTGTTCATCATCCTCCCACCATTCAGATTTCTCTTTTGACCCCTTGTGGGGTTCCTGACCTTCGCGTTGGGACCCATTCATCGAGACACCATTTCAGCTCAAAACCAattcaaataaaccaaatataAATGTGTTCCTCACCCACAGCTGGAGCATCATACTCTTCCCCCAGCAGGATCTCTGGGGCCGAGTACGCCAGCGACCCACAGCTCGTGGCCAACATTGTCCCGGGTTGGAATAAGTTGCTGAACCCAAAGTCAGTCAGCTTCACCGCCCCCTGCTGAGGAAAGAACACCACGTTCTCGGGCTTCAGGTCGCGGTGCACCACGTGGAGCTGGTGGCAGTACGCCACAGCGCGCACAATCTGGGCGAAGTGGCGCTTGGCGGTGCCTTCGGCCACGCCTCCCTCGTGGCGCAGGATGTAGTCGTAGAGGTCGCCCCCCTCGGCCAGCTCCATCACCAGGTAGAGGGTGGTGGGCGTGTCGATGACCTCGTACAGGCGGACCACGTTGGGATGCTGCACCAGCCTCATGCACCTAGAAAGAATTATTAATTATGCCGGGATAATTGTCAAGGAAGGAACATTAGCTTTTAATAGCGCCATGAGCCCTCTAAGCAGGTTTAATCTTTATTTGTGCCATGTTTGGAGATTCTGATGG
It contains:
- the ano10b gene encoding anoctamin-10, yielding MSKAGGDGDGETAEQLKGRTAPAAAGPGWTKVSCPCCKSERVEPLVLVKLGKKVRPETKRWLLRVIGAPQEEGGAALLAHPGEDATGDIIVLSAPRCTLLKATEELGLCKTYRNGEMEAFSYNDRDNFKDSDNMEAFLTLAERQYVVKYELDALRAQKDLRVPGLPDGYTLHHRDNIWRKLGSAGVIVDMLPLHNPDKLKELGKAWYSGNQLAQPLDSVNGYFGNSVAFYFSFLDFYTWSLLPPAVLGLCITYFLGDAQKEAEESVSGSEVTSDDSGSVGGHMIQAIFNMLWSTVVMELWKRRSSSLSYRWGTMSLAERFAEPRPGFHGDLGVNPVTGRVEPLFPGWQRDLRMALVSVPVVGLFLGLVVLGMLCFYWGEAQVQQLHRDWDSLLSQALLYVPSVLHIVYTNMLGTVYKTAALSLTEYENHREESAFENHLTTKVLVFTFFNCFAVLFHIAFFKQDVPLLRKRLASLLVVTQLLNQVTEVVIPYLVDRFISAPHRTESKDDPQEDKFRNQSNLPVFPGLFAEYIELLVQFGYLSLFSCVFPLTAVLLLLNNITEIRTDAYKLCKLFQKPFSPPAANMHVWQIAFEVLSFVSVVSNCWLLLLSPWLQKLCREGGWSSTNVLLVAVLVEHLLILVKVVISVLIPDEPEWVRKKMEHIEFTSMQALREQKLHC
- the snrkb gene encoding SNF related kinase b produces the protein MDTAGERPSAQDGHPDSRSIPGRSDLSGLYHLGRTLGRGHFAVVKLARHVNTRQLVAVKMIDKTKLDVMAASHLLQEVRCMRLVQHPNVVRLYEVIDTPTTLYLVMELAEGGDLYDYILRHEGGVAEGTAKRHFAQIVRAVAYCHQLHVVHRDLKPENVVFFPQQGAVKLTDFGFSNLFQPGTMLATSCGSLAYSAPEILLGEEYDAPAVDIWSLGVILYMLVCGAPPFQETNDSETLVMILDCRYRVPEHVSHGCRGLISRMLQKDPSCRASLKEIEAHDWLQGLDDALLSPEAPPYWLSGALSPSSPRLGAPECGDLLAVRPPPQQAFPGPWQPSLTLTVRPPPADEPPVTRNLPTLQQICEEEEEEEEEEEEKKEEEEEQVEMQGVWAKGTECLASSFVAEPEKAAEETLDREKDPEEELGSIVGVLEEAEEGQEEMQEEDDGSVISDQPLSHGDNSASQTAQVSPSPLAGLRVPCCRGPAGPPSPEEEEMEPNNNTKPPPLLPESSAPSPRLALNQEQAQKAGREGEREGRAGEGDTPPTDRSQAHSAWPEQGKRHSIKLRERLFQFPLCEKALAFNMPTHNKPKILPLAQYNCCHVL